In the Planctomycetaceae bacterium genome, ATCGCTGGATGGTACTCCGGCAGAATCACACTGTGGTCCAGTTGCTGGACGATGGCCTGCAAATTGTCTCGCAGGGCGATGAAGTCAAACACATAGGAATTCTCGTCGAGTGGGCCCTCAATTGCTGCCTCCACGCGCCAGTTGTGTCCATGCAACCGTTCACAAACGTTACCGTTGAACGTAATAAAATGGGCCGCACTGAAGACAAGTGAGTCCTTGATGACGCGAACACCAAAATGGCATTCACGAGGATTTGAATTCCGGGATTGGCAGGATTCAGACTCAGCAGCGTGTTCAG is a window encoding:
- a CDS encoding 6-pyruvoyl tetrahydropterin synthase family protein, which codes for MNSEHAAESESCQSRNSNPRECHFGVRVIKDSLVFSAAHFITFNGNVCERLHGHNWRVEAAIEGPLDENSYVFDFIALRDNLQAIVQQLDHSVILPEYHPAIRVQVSPDGREVETTFEARRWVFPVEDCRILPVVNTTAELIGQWIGRCLIDRLCLPGNSGLKVLRVSVEENFGQWADCRFEL